The proteins below are encoded in one region of Fulvia fulva chromosome 9, complete sequence:
- a CDS encoding PI-PLC X domain-containing protein 1, which produces MFVVLALLLSTLSLAFDQVPLSPSSIPPRYQLDGNDDPVPKQPGQRIPVPALYNHRYSEQTFIGAHDAVAVRTAENGWTLSGNQYFNVSTQLRSGVRLIQAQGHRDPTGSDEIRMCHFNCALMDGGSLHELLRDVKDFLDQFPHEVVTLLFVNTGPPLEHWVKAYYDTGLDLMSYMPPRTKRWGNMRIEDWPTIADMVSSNQRLVSFMDRGADEYEAPFLLREFDYIFETNFGIERPSQFSCTVARPWWIVGGYPDRLSLVNHFLYAKFLGFRYPNATQANTTNAAGFHEGELGEHAVRCRSLYERRPNFLLVDFFNEGDVFDVEFGLNAN; this is translated from the coding sequence ATGTTCGTTGTCCTGGCGTTGCTGCTGTCCACCTTATCTTTAGCCTTTGACCAGGTACCTCTCTCACCATCGAGCATACCGCCTCGCTACCAGCTCGATGGGAACGACGATCCAGTACCAAAACAGCCGGGCCAGCGGATTCCTGTGCCAGCATTGTACAACCATCGATATTCTGAGCAGACCTTCATAGGAGCCCATGATGCCGTTGCAGTCAGGACAGCCGAGAATGGCTGGACGCTCTCTGGAAACCAGTACTTCAACGTCTCCACACAGCTGAGATCCGGAGTCCGCCTTATCCAAGCCCAAGGACACCGTGACCCCACTGGCAGTGATGAGATCAGGATGTGCCACTTCAACTGCGCATTGATGGATGGTGGTAGTCTGCATGAGCTCCTACGGGATGTGAAGGACTTTCTGGACCAGTTTCCTCACGAAGTCGTGACTCTACTCTTCGTGAATACTGGACCGCCTCTCGAGCATTGGGTCAAGGCATATTATGACACTGGCCTTGATCTGATGTCTTACATGCCTCCCAGAACGAAACGTTGGGGAAACATGAGGATAGAAGACTGGCCTACCATAGCCGACATGGTATCTTCGAATCAACGCCTCGTCTCCTTCATGGACCGAGGTGCCGACGAGTATGAAGCTCCTTTTCTGCTGCGGGAGTTCGATTACATCTTCGAGACCAACTTTGGTATCGAGCGTCCGAGTCAGTTCAGCTGTACTGTTGCTCGTCCTTGGTGGATAGTCGGTGGTTACCCGGACCGTCTGAGTCTCGTCAATCACTTCCTCTATGCAAAGTTCCTTGGCTTCAGGTATCCAAATGCTACACAAGCCAATACCACGAATGCGGCCGGCTTCCATGAGGGCGAACTCGGCGAGCATGCGGTGCGATGTCGATCACTGTACGAGAGAAGGCCAAACTTCCTGCTGGTCGACTTCTTCAACGAAGGTGATGTGTTTGACGTCGAGTTTGGGTTGAATGCCAATTAA
- a CDS encoding Galactose transporter, whose translation MARSDGWYTFGAAIFAAIGTFIFGFDTGIATTTIAHQSWTEYMGHPSNDLTGAVVAVYIAGEAVGAFLQTFTGDLLGRLRFMQLMCIIVTIGVVIQTAAVNMGMFLAGRVLAGIAVGGMVGTVPIYLSEISAPH comes from the coding sequence ATGGCTCGCAGTGATGGCTGGTATACCTTCGGAGCGGCCATCTTCGCGGCCATCGGTACATTCATCTTCGGCTTCGACACTGGCATTGCAACCACGACCATCGCTCACCAGAGCTGGACCGAGTACATGGGACACCCCTCCAATGACTTGACTGGAGCTGTTGTCGCTGTATACATCGCTGGCGAAGCAGTCGGTGCCTTCTTACAGACCTTCACTGGCGATCTGCTTGGTCGCCTCAGGTTCATGCAGCTCATGTGCATCATTGTCACCATTGGCGTGGTGATCCAGACGGCAGCCGTGAATATGGGCATGTTCCTGGCTGGACGTGTGCTCGCTGGAATCGCTGTTGGCGGCATGGTCGGTACGGTGCCTATCTACCTTAGCGAGATATCCGCTCCTCATTAA
- a CDS encoding Sugar transporter STL1, which yields MASNWVGFGCGYASYGQVQWRLPLAIQIPWGVVLFIGLLTFMPNSPRWLIRNARIDEARIEFVKIRRDLHSHEFQEEFALMRAQIEYEMEREVKTYKDIFRLFRHRALVSIAVQTMTSLTGVNVIQYYQTILYKSLGIESHTILALAGVYGTIAFLSNALTTRFLTDQWGRRKMILAGLSGIVLIEIYAAAMQREFQNTNNKVGKGFAVLGVYLFVVTYYGMLNSTTWLYGAEVLPMALRSKVMGLAAASHFIVNVGITEAGPSAFATIHENYYYVFVGCTLFFLVIAYFYFPETKHKTLEEIAAAFGDRVVTLIDHEIIAEQAVFEGKTTTARIETAEDR from the exons ATGGCTAGCAACTGGGTTGGTTTCGGATGTGGCTATGCATCATACGGACAGGTCCAGTGGCGGCTACCGCTGGCTATTCAGATCCCGTGGGGTGTCGTACTCTTCATCGGACTCTTGACTTTCATGCCCAACTCCCCTCGATGGCTCATACGGAATGCAAGAATTGACGAGGCTAGGATCGAGTTTGTCAAGATCCGACGAGACCTACATTCTCACGAATTCCAAGAAGAGTTCGCTCTCATGCGAGCTCAAATCGAGTACGAAATGGAGAGGGAGGTGAAGACGTACAAAGACATCTTCAGACTCTTCCGGCATCGAGCTTTGGTCTCCATCGCGGTACAGACCATGACATCTCTCACCGGTGTCAATGTCATTCAGTACTACCAGACGATCCTATACAAGTCGTTAGGGATTGAGTCGCACACGATTCTTGCACTGGCTGGCGTTTACGGGACTATCGCGTTTCTATCGAACGCGTTGACTACTCGCTTCCTGACCGATCAATGGGGCCGCCGAAAGATGATTCTAGCTGGTCTGAGTGGGATCGTCTTGATCGAGATCTACGCCGCAGCAATGCAGCGGGAGTTCCAGAACACCAACAACAAGGTCGGCAAGGGATTCGCAGTACTCGGCGTCTATCTGTTCGTGGTCACCTACTACGGCATGCTTAACAGCACCACATGGCTTTATGGCGCTGAAGTGCTTCCTATGGCGCTGCGCAGCAAGGTAATGGGTCTAGCTGCTGCCTCACACTTCATCGTCAACGTCGGCATCACCGAGGCAGGACCCAGTGCTTTCGCGACAATTCACGAGAACTACTATTACGTCTTTGTTGGCTGCACTCTGTTCTTCCTAGTGATCGCATACTTCTACTTCCC CGAGACAAAGCACAAAACTCTCGAGGAGATCGCAGCGGCTTTCGGCGATCGCGTAGTGACATTGATTGACCATGAAATCATTGCTGAGCAGGCAGTGTTCGAGGGCAAAACGACCACGGCACGAATCGAGACTGCAGAGGACCGTTAA
- a CDS encoding L-saccharopine oxidase has product MAELKQSSILIIGCGTWGASTALHLARRGYQNLTVLDPYDVPSTISAGNDINKIKGWADNYSAGGGDMKDYVRDRVSREATEAWDSDPLFKPYYHETGYVIAASQPKHIKKLYHEEQPTPEKGFVELNTAEDFRKTMPEGVLTGDFPNWKGWLKKDGCGWAHARKAMTAAAMEARRLGATLLTGSPHGDVRSLLFENGDVRGAVTADSIQHRAKRTILCVGANAPQLLDMKGQLRPTAWTLAHIRLTGEEIKLYRNLPVLFNVERGFFMEPDEDQHELKICDEHPGYCNWTTSDKSISIPFSKHQIPLRSEEGVRLFLRETMPHLADRPFSFARICWCADTPNRSFLISSHPDYPGLTLGIGESGHGYKHIPVIGRYVADCLEDQMDGTMKQVWRWRPETAVGRNWEDVQGRMGGSYKVLNLADMPEDQWTQIRYDSSKL; this is encoded by the exons ATGGCTGAATTGAAGCAATCGTCCATTCTGATCATAGGCTGCGGAACATGGGGCGCCTCGACAGCATTACACTTAGCCCGACGAGGATACCAGAACTTGACTGTCTTGGACCCGTATGATGTACCATCGACAATATCGGCAGGTAACGATATCAACAAGATC AAAGGCTGGGCCGACAATTACTCCGCTGGTGGTGGTGATATGAAGGACTATGTGAGGGATCGCGTATCCCGAGAAGCAACCGAAGCATGGGATTCAGATCCTCTCTTCAAGCCCTACTACCACGAGACAGGCTATGTCATCGCCGCAAGCCAGCCCAAGCACATTAAGAAGCTCTACCATGAAGAGCAACCGACTCCTGAGAAAGGCTTTGTTGAGCTAAATACAGCTGAGGACTTTCGCAAGACGATGCCAGAGGGCGTATTGACGGGTGACTTTCCAAATTGGAAAGGCTGGCTCAAGAAGGATGGTTGCGGCTGGGCCCATGCTCGCAAAGCGATGACGGCAGCGGCAATGGAGGCACGGCGGCTTGGGGCGACGTTGTTGACTGGTAGCCCTCATGGCGATGTGAGGTCGTTACTCTTCGAGAATGGTGACGTTCGTGGTGCTGTAACTGCAGATAGTATACAGCACCGGGCCAAACGAACAATCCTTTGTGTAGGTGCCAACGCACCACAGCTTCTCGACATGAAAGGGCAGCTTAGGCCGACGGCATGGACGTTGGCACATATCCGCCTGACTGGTGAGGAGATTAAGTTGTACAGAAACTTGCCCGTGCTCTTCAACGTCGAGAGAGGCTTCTTTATGGAGCCAGACGAGGACCAACATGAGCTGAAGATTTGCGACGAGCATCCTGGATACTGCAACTGGACGACATCCGACAAGAGTATCTCGATACCATTCTCGAAGCACCAAATCCCACTTCGGTCAGAGGAAGGCGTTCGTCTATTTCTGCGGGAGACAATGCCACATCTAGCAGACCGCCCCTTCAGCTTCGCAAGAATTTGCTGGTGTGCCGATACTCCCAACCGGTCCTTCTTGATCTCTTCTCATCCTGACTATCCCGGCTTGACGCTAGGTATTGGTGAAAGTGGGCATGGTTACAAGCACATTCCGGTCATTGGCAGGTACGTCGCCGACTGTCTAGAAGACCAGATGGATGGCACGATGAAGCAAGTCTGGAGATGGAGGCCAGAGACAGCAGTCGGAAGGAACTGGGAGGATGTCCAAGGTCGAATGGGCGGAAGCTATAAGGTCTTGAACCTTGCTGATATGCCAGAAGACCAGTGGACTCAGATACGGTACGATTCGTCGAAGCTCTGA
- a CDS encoding Efflux pump dotC encodes MAAMAVKGRPQLSQQSEEDDSSHEHSIKGVVLQQGVPNGDVVEEAGKGQLDETKKGLVVIVMLSLCLSVFLCALDATIITTALPTIAEQFNSTAGYTWIASSYLMSEAATTPLWGKLGDIFGRKPALLLSNLLFLVGSVLCGASTSVEMLIASRAIQGAGAGGIITLVDVIISDLFSMRTRGAYLGLVGATWALACGLGPILGGVFTSQVSWRWCFYVNAPLDGVALIITFLFPLSTPRTPIIQGLLAVDWSGTLTITGGVLMILLGLTYGGITYPWNSATVICLIVFGAVTLVLFVFTQWKVARYPIMPLDLFSNRSNVGSLAVTFAHGWFFMAVFYFMPLYFQAGLGANALLSGVYLLPAVLATGVSAAITGGVISATGRFIPPILLGMTLALLGIGLFIDLDQSSGWAKIILYQLVVGCGLGPNFQAPLVALQAHIAQRDVSTATATFNLVRVMANAISVVIGDVVVANQMNKQQTSLRISLGEERAELLAGENAVASVGLMKKWPSEAREIGQRACSRSLRTVWIVETCFVVLGLLFCALLRPNVLSTDLEKIKQGLETEEKNALARKAEKEGLTPKGNA; translated from the exons ATGGCAGCCATGGCAGTCAAAGGACGCCCGCAGCTTTCACAACAGTCTGAAGAGGACGACAGCTCACATGAACACTCCATCAAAGGCGTTGTTTTGCAGCAGGGCGTGCCGAATGGCGATGTCGTTGAGGAAGCGGGCAAAGGCCAACTTGACGAGACCAAGAAAGGCTTGGTAGTGATTGTCATGCTATCACTTTGC CTCTCTGTGTTCCTTTGCGCTCTGGATGCAACAATCATCACCACAGCACTCCCGACGATCGCAGAGCAATTCAACTCCACCGCAGGCTACACTTGGATCGCCTCATCTTATCTGATGAGTGAAGCGGCCACGACACCGCTCTGGG GCAAGCTAGGCGACATCTTCGGGCGGAAGCCTGCTCTGCTACTTTCAAATCTCCTGTTTCTCGTTGGATCTGTCCTGTGCGGAGCTTCAACGAGTGTGGAGATGCTTATTGCTTCTCGAGCGATTCAAGGTGCCGGAGCAGGCGGCATCATTACTCTTGTGGATGTGATCATCAGTGATCTGTTCAGCATGAGGACGAGAGGTGCTTATCTCGGGCTTGTAGGCGCTACGTGGGCTTTGGCATGTGGGCTAGGGCCAATCTTGGGAGGAGTGTTCACCAGTCAAGTCAGCTGGAGGTG GTGCTTCTACGTCAACGCTCCTTTGGATGGTGTGGCCTTGATCATCACATTTTTGTTCCCATTGAGTACGCCCAGAACGCCGATTATCCAGGGCCTACTCGCGGTAGACTGGTCAGGGACCTTGACAATCACCGGCGGCGTACTCATGATCTTATTGGGCCTGACATACGGTGGCATCACCTACCCATGGAATTCAGCTACTGTCATCTGCCTGATCGTCTTCGGCGCTGTAACATTGGTCCTATTCGTCTTTACGCAGTGGAAAGTGGCCCGCTACCCGATAATGCCACTCGACCTCTTCTCCAACCGATCCAATGTTGGGAGCTTGGCTGTCACTTTCGCACACGGCTGGTTCTTCATGGCTGTCTTCTACTTCATGCCACTTTACTTCCAAGCTGGACTCGGTGCCAACGCTTTGCTTTCGGGGGTCTACCTCTTACCTGCAGTACTGGCGACAGGTGTGAGTGCGGCCATCACGGGAGGTGTCATCAGCGCCACAGGTAGATTCATCCCGCCTATTCTACTTGGGATGACCTTGGCACTCCTTGGTATTGGACTGTTCATTGATCTGGATCAGTCGTCTGGGTGGGCAAAGATCATTCTATACCAGCTGGTAGTAGGCTGTGGTTTAGGACCGAACTTCCAGGCCCCGCTTGTGGCACTTCAGGCGCACATTGCCCAGCGAGACGTCTCGACCGCTACAGCAACCTTCAATCTCGTGCGAGTTATGGCCAATGCTATTAGTGTTGTGATTGGAGATGTGGTTGTCGCGAATCAGATGAACAAACAGCAGACCAGCCTGCGAATCTCTCTGGGTGAAGAGCGTGCTGAACTGCTTGCTGGAGAGAATGCTGTAGCCAGCGTCGGCTTGATGAAGAAGTGGCCGAGCGAAGCTCGTGAGATTGGGCAGCGTGCCTGTTCGCGATCGTTGCGGACGGTGTGGATTGTGGAGACGTGCTTCGTTGTTCTGGGATTGCTCTTCTGTGCGTTGCTGAGGCCGAATGTGCTTTCTACTGATCTTGAGAAGATCAAGCAGGGCTTGGAGACCGAGGAGAAGAATGCTTTGGCGAGGAAGGCGGAAAAGGAGGGCCTTACTCCCAAGGGTAATGCCTAA